CACACCTCTCTGTCAGAACGAGACGAGACAGAAGATAGACctgttcctcacctctctctgtcagaaCGGTGTGAGACGAGACAGAAGATAGACctgttcctcacctctctctgttaGAATGGTGTGAGACAGAAGATAGACctgttcctcacctctctctgtcagaaCGGTGTGAGACGATGTAAACctgttcctcacctctctctgtcaggaACGGTGTGAGACGAGACAGAAGATAGAGCTGTTCCTCACCTCTCACTGTCAGAACGGTGTGAGACGAGAGAGAAGATAGACCTGTTCCTCACCTCTCTGTCAGAACGGTGTGAGACGATGTAAACctgttcctcacctctctctgtcagaaCGAGACGAGACAGAAGATAGACctgttcctcacctctctctgtcagaaCGAGACCAGACAGAAGATAGACctgttcctcacctctctctgtcagaaCGGTGTGAGACGAGACAGAAGATAGACctgttcctcacctctctctgtcagaaCGAGACGAGACAGAAGATAGACctgttcctcacctctctctgtcagaaCGGTGTGAGACGATGTAAACctgttcctcacctctctctgtcagaaCGAGACGAGACAGAAGATAGACctgttcctcacctctctctgtcagaaCGGTGTGAGACGAGACAGAAGATAGACctgttcctcacctctctctgttaGAATGGTGTGAGACAGAAGATAGACCTGTtactcacctctctctgtcagaaCGGTGTGAGACGAGACAGAAGATAGACctgttcctcacctctctctgtcagaaCGGTGTGAGACGAGACAGAAGATAGACCTGTATCTATATGGGTTCTATATGTGTGatgttccacccctctctccccctccccccagatTGATGTGCTCCAGGCGGAGGTGTCGGCCCTGAAGACCTTGGTCCTGTCCACGTCCCCCACCTCCCCCTGCCACGACCTTCCTGGGGGCTCCAAGGCTCCCTTCAAGAAGGGTCATGGCCGCAACAAGAGTACCAGCAGCGCCATGCTGGGCAGCGGGCAGGAACTGAGCGGCACACAGCCCATCGTACGAGACTGcagagaggtaacacacacacacatctctccctcctctagctctctctctctctctccctcctctagctctctatctctctctctctcctctagctctctctctttaggtctgtctctctcttttgctctctctctagctctctctctagctctctctctttctcttctctagctctctctctctcctctaggtctctccctctctctctctagctctctctctagctctctctctagctctctctctagctctctctctttctcttctctagctctctctctctctctctctagctctctctctctcctctaggtctctctctctctccctcccctctctctctctagctctctctcaagctctctctctctagctctctctctctcctctaggtctctctcttgctctttccacCCTTCCCCCTCCCTGTTTGCAGTGACCCTCATGAAGCTGGACTATCAGTAGGTATGAATAGGAGTGAAACAGATCTGTGAGCACTGTAATACAGCAGAATGAATCGTCCATAACTATCTTCCTGAAGGAGGCTGACGAGGGGATCTGGATGTGTGGTCTGTTGGTGTGTGGAAGTTATGTTGTTGAGGTATGTGTGTGACATTAGTGTCTActttgctcctcctcctcttcctccacccccgactcctccttcctccacccctactcttccttcctccacccctactcttcctgctcctccttccTCCACCCCTACTCTTCCTGCTCCTACTCCTCCTTCCTCCACCCCTACTCTTCCTACTCCTCCTTCCTCCACCCCTACTCTTCCTGCTCTTACTCCTCCTTCCTCCACCCCTACTCTTCCTGctcctactcctcttcctccacccctactcttcctgctcctactcctcttcctccaccccctactcctcctcctgctcctcctccttcctccacccCTACTCTTCCTGCTCTTACTCCTCCTTCCTCCACCCCTACTCTTCCTGctcctactcctcttcctccacccctactcctcctgctcctactcctcttcctccacaccctgctcctcttcctccacccccctactcctcttcctccaccccccaatcctcttcctcctcctcctactcctcctcttcagcTGGACAGTCTCCTGTTTAGTGAGTTTAAGTTGTGGAAGGAGGAGCCCAGTCTGGAGAGGAACAGCTCCTTCCTGGAGAGAGTCTACAGAGAGGACATCTACCCCTGTCTCACCTTCTCCAAGAGTGaggtacacaccacacacacacacctcaccacctCCAAGagtgaggtacacacacacacacacacacacacacacactcacacctcaccTTCTCCAAGAGtgaggttcacacacacacacacacacacacacacacccctcacctcctccaGGTACACTAATGCCTGGTGCAGGATGTATGATAGTTCATGAAGACCTATTCTGTGTCCTGCATGTCGTCAGCTCTATGATTTTAAAACTCATTAAAAATCCTAAATGACTCTAGCTGTTAACATTGTTTTACCAAGTGCTCTCTGTTTTGTCTGGTTTCATCAAGTACCCTCTGGGCTTCCGTAGTGACCAGATGGACTCACCAGTCTAAACTTCTTTCAATCCTTAGTACCTGTGGTCGTATCCATATTCCATCAGGGAGCCAGTCTAATGTCTGGAACTGTTATAACCTGTGTATTCCATCAGGGAGCAGTATAATGTCTGG
This Oncorhynchus clarkii lewisi isolate Uvic-CL-2024 unplaced genomic scaffold, UVic_Ocla_1.0 unplaced_contig_799_pilon_pilon, whole genome shotgun sequence DNA region includes the following protein-coding sequences:
- the LOC139397798 gene encoding rab-3A-interacting protein-like, with translation ERCETRQKIELFLTSHCQNGNETRQKIDLFLTSLCQNETRQKIDLFLTSLCQNGNETRQKIDLFLTSLCQNGIDVLQAEVSALKTLVLSTSPTSPCHDLPGGSKAPFKKGHGRNKSTSSAMLGSGQELSGTQPIVRDCRELDSLLFSEFKLWKEEPSLERNSSFLERVYREDIYPCLTFSKSELGSAILEAVERNTLSVEPVGFQTLPVVKASAVECGGPKKCALSGQTKTCKHRIKFGDSSNYYYVSPFCRYRITSVCNFFTYIRYIHQGLVKLQDAEQMFWEVMQLRKEMSFAKLGYYKEEL